The proteins below are encoded in one region of Candidatus Binatia bacterium:
- the thiS gene encoding sulfur carrier protein ThiS, with amino-acid sequence MTVQINGEKKEFKEGLSVTNLLEELGIRPGRVVVELNRDVVARDAHGATVLKDGDSVEIVHFVGGG; translated from the coding sequence ATGACTGTCCAGATCAACGGCGAGAAGAAAGAATTTAAAGAAGGGCTCAGCGTAACGAATCTCCTTGAAGAGTTGGGCATCCGTCCCGGTAGAGTCGTCGTCGAGCTTAACCGCGACGTTGTCGCGCGCGACGCGCACGGCGCGACGGTCCTTAAGGACGGCGACAGCGTCGAGATCGTCCACTTCGTCGGCGGCGGATAG